The following are encoded together in the Hydractinia symbiolongicarpus strain clone_291-10 chromosome 14, HSymV2.1, whole genome shotgun sequence genome:
- the LOC130625378 gene encoding uncharacterized protein LOC130625378 isoform X1, with product MHVAIFMFVVLTPALCSDAYECQPENHNRFTEKHLVFDNLASSQPSRNLERGWYRFDVKFNVNRPKAKRMLEISEVTKNVIRSRDWKPCGVQHLVSGIIITFPGLFALGSNHPLKQDGRVRSTVQLFDYHFFESNCNATGSGGFVVCNITRRILPHTYDIYVRNCGEFYVYFLSPIVILYPVGSISERIVGRYCAGYLKNTISTPVRQECHNYLNASDAPTRPLPHMPINNIDCADLKFMNYRWIRFDDMLQDTCSVNLSLVGTKPCGGYFRGWLKGDHPKEEQVIVQRELCFSTPTHCNCEASISIDIINCGGFYIYKRYQKYPLCAARACTVKQKSELSNVTTIPTNLTTETKKQTSTKAVSTTATSHVTLENEIETTSKATTAVDSTVTRETILLTEVTTITTTTADADPTTTKIKTITATTSTPITTNTTEPEINLCQNYETVIDNTRFFDNFSSLVRCDVKYKKAIRFVSPNGENLKLNERCIRNSFIPACESAGYSWLETAPPTIEMGVSLGVMCFAGYHDDSVFDITARNACMCKKRQLIQIQNCSSFYVYELNPVDYSVRQCMYPYCRERHFYCASRYCLKGQGIFMSTSTQPTTTVVTSSKKARDKVAGRFAMQGKLQITNPKLNGASLTQGNIADRTSTTYRLLENIVVELLREALHNMSDIEVNALRIGSLIADYTLSSDNALNVTAVRENLMKNAANKTLDISNGGQQFTGVVNSSSVASFRSLDFCAQTRCDKNAACFNQPSSFTFTCLCSTGYQGDGFQCVKTIREVEHKWSNNAIIIVSVLFAIAVVVIVILAGFICIHHLGTSKSYKTGHLDKRGYDDYMTSTAIDKYSTNEMQNIRLNMYVAAEQKYEDVK from the exons AGCCGAGACTGGAAGCCTTGTGGTGTACAACATTTGGTCTCAGGCATAATAATTACATTTCCAGGTTTATTTGCACTTGGATCAAATCATCCATTGAAACAAGATG GTCGAGTACGTAGCACTGTTCAGTTGTTTGACTATCATTTTTTTGAATCAAATTGTAATGCTACTGGTAGTGGTGGATTTGTGGTATGCAACATCACACGTCGTATATTACCACATACATATGATATTTATGTACGCAACTGTGGTGAATTTTACGTTTATTTTCTCTCCCCAATTGTGATATTATACCCAGTAGGAAGTATAAGCGAACGTATTGTGGGCAGATATTGTGCTGGCTATTTGAAAAACACTATAAGCA CTCCAGTTAGGCAAGAATGTCACAATTATTTAAATGCATCTGATGCACCAACACGTCCATTGCCACATAtgccaataaataacattgatTGTGCTGATTTGAAGTTCATGAATTACCGTTGGATAAGGTTTGATGATATGTTGCAGGACACATGCTCTGTAAATTTAAGTTTGGTTGGAACTAAACCATGTGGTGGTTATTTTCGTGGTTGGTTAAAAGGAGATCACCCGAAAGAAGAACAAG TGATTGTTCAAAGGGAGTTGTGTTTTTCTACACCCACTCACTGTAATTGTGAAGCATCTATCTCCATTGATATTATCAACTGTGGTggcttttatatttataaaagatATCAAAAATACCCTCTTTGTGCTGCAAGAGCATGTACCGTGAAGCAAAAGTCAG AGCTTTCAAATGTGACAACAATTCCAACAAATTTaacaacagaaacaaaaaaacaaacatcaacAAAAGCCGTCTCAACTACTGCAACAAGTCATGTTACCCTGGAAAATGAAATAGAAACAACGTCAAAAGCTACAACAGCAGTAGATTCCACAGTGACAAGAGAGACTATATTGTTGACTGAGGTGACAACtattacaacaacaacagcagacGCTGACCCAACAAcaactaaaattaaaacaataactGCAACCACTTCAACGCCAATTACAACTAATACCACAGAACCAGAAATTAATCTCTGTCAAAATTATGAAACTGTGATTGACAATACTAGATTCTTTGATAACTTCTCATCGCTTGTGAGATGTGATGTGAAGTATAAGAAAGCTATCCGTTTTGTGTCCCCAAATGGTGAAAATCTTAAACTGAATGAAAGGTGCATTAGAAATAGTTTCATTCCTGCATGTGAATCAGCTGGGTATAGTTGGCTTGAAACAGCACCACCTACCATAGAAATGGGAGTGTCTCTGGGAGTAATGTGCTTTGCAGGTTATCATGATGATAGCGTATTTGATATAACAGCAAGAAATGCATGTATGTGTAAAAAGAGACAGTTAATCCAGATTCAAAATTGTTCTTCATTTTATGTGTATGAGTTGAATCCTGTTGACTACAGCGTTAGACAATGCATGTATCCCTACTGTAGAGAACGACACTTTTATTGTGCTTCTAGATATTGCTTGAAAGGACAAG GCATTTTCATGAGCACTTCTACACAACCGACAACAACTGTTGTGACATCATCAAAGAAAGCAAGGGATAAAGTAGCAG GACGTTTTGCGATGCAAGGAAAATTGCAAATAACCAATCCGAAGCTAAATGGAGCATCACTTACACAAGGGAACATTGCAGATCGAACATCAACCACTTATAGATTATTGGAAAACATTGTAGTTGAACTC CTGAGAGAAGCACTGCACAATATGTCAGATATCGAAGTAAACGCCCTCAG AATtggtagtttaatcgccgattATACGTTAAGTTCTGATAACGCGTTAAACGTAACTGCTGTAAGGGAAAATCTTATGAAGAATGCTGCAAACAAGACGCTGGACATATCCAATGGTGGTCAACAATTTACTGGAGTTGTTAACAGTAGTTCTGTTGCAAGTTTTAGAA GCCTCGACTTCTGTGCACAGACACGTTGCGATAAGAATGCAGCTTGTTTCAACCAGCCATCCAGTTTCACATTCACTTGTCTCTGTTCTACTGGTTATCAGGGAGATGGCTTCCAGTGTGTTAAAACAATCAGAGAAGTTGAGCATAAAT ggtCAAATAACGCTATCATCATTGTGTCTGTTCTTTTTGCCATCGCTGTTGTTGTTATCGTCATTCTGGCAGGTTTTATATGTATACATCACCTGGGTACATCTAAAAG ctacAAAACTGGTCATCTGGATAAGCGAGGCTATGATGATTACATGACGTCAACAGCTATTGATAAATACTCAACAAATGAGATGCAGAACATCAGACTAAACATGTATGTAGCAGCTGAACAGAAGTACGAAGACGTGAAGTAA
- the LOC130625378 gene encoding uncharacterized protein LOC130625378 isoform X3: MHVAIFMFVVLTPALCSDAYECQPENHNRFTEKHLVFDNLASSQPSRNLERGWYRFDVKFNVNRPKAKRMLEISEVTKNVIRSRDWKPCGVQHLVSGIIITFPGLFALGSNHPLKQDGRVRSTVQLFDYHFFESNCNATGSGGFVVCNITRRILPHTYDIYVRNCGEFYVYFLSPIVILYPVGSISERIVGRYCAGYLKNTISTPVRQECHNYLNASDAPTRPLPHMPINNIDCADLKFMNYRWIRFDDMLQDTCSVNLSLVGTKPCGGYFRGWLKGDHPKEEQVIVQRELCFSTPTHCNCEASISIDIINCGGFYIYKRYQKYPLCAARACTVKQKSELSNVTTIPTNLTTETKKQTSTKAVSTTATSHVTLENEIETTSKATTAVDSTVTRETILLTEVTTITTTTADADPTTTKIKTITATTSTPITTNTTEPEINLCQNYETVIDNTRFFDNFSSLVRCDVKYKKAIRFVSPNGENLKLNERCIRNSFIPACESAGYSWLETAPPTIEMGVSLGVMCFAGYHDDSVFDITARNACIFMSTSTQPTTTVVTSSKKARDKVAGRFAMQGKLQITNPKLNGASLTQGNIADRTSTTYRLLENIVVELLREALHNMSDIEVNALRIGSLIADYTLSSDNALNVTAVRENLMKNAANKTLDISNGGQQFTGVVNSSSVASFRSLDFCAQTRCDKNAACFNQPSSFTFTCLCSTGYQGDGFQCVKTIREVEHKWSNNAIIIVSVLFAIAVVVIVILAGFICIHHLGTSKSYKTGHLDKRGYDDYMTSTAIDKYSTNEMQNIRLNMYVAAEQKYEDVK; encoded by the exons AGCCGAGACTGGAAGCCTTGTGGTGTACAACATTTGGTCTCAGGCATAATAATTACATTTCCAGGTTTATTTGCACTTGGATCAAATCATCCATTGAAACAAGATG GTCGAGTACGTAGCACTGTTCAGTTGTTTGACTATCATTTTTTTGAATCAAATTGTAATGCTACTGGTAGTGGTGGATTTGTGGTATGCAACATCACACGTCGTATATTACCACATACATATGATATTTATGTACGCAACTGTGGTGAATTTTACGTTTATTTTCTCTCCCCAATTGTGATATTATACCCAGTAGGAAGTATAAGCGAACGTATTGTGGGCAGATATTGTGCTGGCTATTTGAAAAACACTATAAGCA CTCCAGTTAGGCAAGAATGTCACAATTATTTAAATGCATCTGATGCACCAACACGTCCATTGCCACATAtgccaataaataacattgatTGTGCTGATTTGAAGTTCATGAATTACCGTTGGATAAGGTTTGATGATATGTTGCAGGACACATGCTCTGTAAATTTAAGTTTGGTTGGAACTAAACCATGTGGTGGTTATTTTCGTGGTTGGTTAAAAGGAGATCACCCGAAAGAAGAACAAG TGATTGTTCAAAGGGAGTTGTGTTTTTCTACACCCACTCACTGTAATTGTGAAGCATCTATCTCCATTGATATTATCAACTGTGGTggcttttatatttataaaagatATCAAAAATACCCTCTTTGTGCTGCAAGAGCATGTACCGTGAAGCAAAAGTCAG AGCTTTCAAATGTGACAACAATTCCAACAAATTTaacaacagaaacaaaaaaacaaacatcaacAAAAGCCGTCTCAACTACTGCAACAAGTCATGTTACCCTGGAAAATGAAATAGAAACAACGTCAAAAGCTACAACAGCAGTAGATTCCACAGTGACAAGAGAGACTATATTGTTGACTGAGGTGACAACtattacaacaacaacagcagacGCTGACCCAACAAcaactaaaattaaaacaataactGCAACCACTTCAACGCCAATTACAACTAATACCACAGAACCAGAAATTAATCTCTGTCAAAATTATGAAACTGTGATTGACAATACTAGATTCTTTGATAACTTCTCATCGCTTGTGAGATGTGATGTGAAGTATAAGAAAGCTATCCGTTTTGTGTCCCCAAATGGTGAAAATCTTAAACTGAATGAAAGGTGCATTAGAAATAGTTTCATTCCTGCATGTGAATCAGCTGGGTATAGTTGGCTTGAAACAGCACCACCTACCATAGAAATGGGAGTGTCTCTGGGAGTAATGTGCTTTGCAGGTTATCATGATGATAGCGTATTTGATATAACAGCAAGAAATGCAT GCATTTTCATGAGCACTTCTACACAACCGACAACAACTGTTGTGACATCATCAAAGAAAGCAAGGGATAAAGTAGCAG GACGTTTTGCGATGCAAGGAAAATTGCAAATAACCAATCCGAAGCTAAATGGAGCATCACTTACACAAGGGAACATTGCAGATCGAACATCAACCACTTATAGATTATTGGAAAACATTGTAGTTGAACTC CTGAGAGAAGCACTGCACAATATGTCAGATATCGAAGTAAACGCCCTCAG AATtggtagtttaatcgccgattATACGTTAAGTTCTGATAACGCGTTAAACGTAACTGCTGTAAGGGAAAATCTTATGAAGAATGCTGCAAACAAGACGCTGGACATATCCAATGGTGGTCAACAATTTACTGGAGTTGTTAACAGTAGTTCTGTTGCAAGTTTTAGAA GCCTCGACTTCTGTGCACAGACACGTTGCGATAAGAATGCAGCTTGTTTCAACCAGCCATCCAGTTTCACATTCACTTGTCTCTGTTCTACTGGTTATCAGGGAGATGGCTTCCAGTGTGTTAAAACAATCAGAGAAGTTGAGCATAAAT ggtCAAATAACGCTATCATCATTGTGTCTGTTCTTTTTGCCATCGCTGTTGTTGTTATCGTCATTCTGGCAGGTTTTATATGTATACATCACCTGGGTACATCTAAAAG ctacAAAACTGGTCATCTGGATAAGCGAGGCTATGATGATTACATGACGTCAACAGCTATTGATAAATACTCAACAAATGAGATGCAGAACATCAGACTAAACATGTATGTAGCAGCTGAACAGAAGTACGAAGACGTGAAGTAA
- the LOC130625378 gene encoding uncharacterized protein LOC130625378 isoform X2 — translation MFSLENNGTKYFALCSDAYECQPENHNRFTEKHLVFDNLASSQPSRNLERGWYRFDVKFNVNRPKAKRMLEISEVTKNVIRSRDWKPCGVQHLVSGIIITFPGLFALGSNHPLKQDGRVRSTVQLFDYHFFESNCNATGSGGFVVCNITRRILPHTYDIYVRNCGEFYVYFLSPIVILYPVGSISERIVGRYCAGYLKNTISTPVRQECHNYLNASDAPTRPLPHMPINNIDCADLKFMNYRWIRFDDMLQDTCSVNLSLVGTKPCGGYFRGWLKGDHPKEEQVIVQRELCFSTPTHCNCEASISIDIINCGGFYIYKRYQKYPLCAARACTVKQKSELSNVTTIPTNLTTETKKQTSTKAVSTTATSHVTLENEIETTSKATTAVDSTVTRETILLTEVTTITTTTADADPTTTKIKTITATTSTPITTNTTEPEINLCQNYETVIDNTRFFDNFSSLVRCDVKYKKAIRFVSPNGENLKLNERCIRNSFIPACESAGYSWLETAPPTIEMGVSLGVMCFAGYHDDSVFDITARNACMCKKRQLIQIQNCSSFYVYELNPVDYSVRQCMYPYCRERHFYCASRYCLKGQGIFMSTSTQPTTTVVTSSKKARDKVAGRFAMQGKLQITNPKLNGASLTQGNIADRTSTTYRLLENIVVELLREALHNMSDIEVNALRIGSLIADYTLSSDNALNVTAVRENLMKNAANKTLDISNGGQQFTGVVNSSSVASFRSLDFCAQTRCDKNAACFNQPSSFTFTCLCSTGYQGDGFQCVKTIREVEHKWSNNAIIIVSVLFAIAVVVIVILAGFICIHHLGTSKSYKTGHLDKRGYDDYMTSTAIDKYSTNEMQNIRLNMYVAAEQKYEDVK, via the exons AGCCGAGACTGGAAGCCTTGTGGTGTACAACATTTGGTCTCAGGCATAATAATTACATTTCCAGGTTTATTTGCACTTGGATCAAATCATCCATTGAAACAAGATG GTCGAGTACGTAGCACTGTTCAGTTGTTTGACTATCATTTTTTTGAATCAAATTGTAATGCTACTGGTAGTGGTGGATTTGTGGTATGCAACATCACACGTCGTATATTACCACATACATATGATATTTATGTACGCAACTGTGGTGAATTTTACGTTTATTTTCTCTCCCCAATTGTGATATTATACCCAGTAGGAAGTATAAGCGAACGTATTGTGGGCAGATATTGTGCTGGCTATTTGAAAAACACTATAAGCA CTCCAGTTAGGCAAGAATGTCACAATTATTTAAATGCATCTGATGCACCAACACGTCCATTGCCACATAtgccaataaataacattgatTGTGCTGATTTGAAGTTCATGAATTACCGTTGGATAAGGTTTGATGATATGTTGCAGGACACATGCTCTGTAAATTTAAGTTTGGTTGGAACTAAACCATGTGGTGGTTATTTTCGTGGTTGGTTAAAAGGAGATCACCCGAAAGAAGAACAAG TGATTGTTCAAAGGGAGTTGTGTTTTTCTACACCCACTCACTGTAATTGTGAAGCATCTATCTCCATTGATATTATCAACTGTGGTggcttttatatttataaaagatATCAAAAATACCCTCTTTGTGCTGCAAGAGCATGTACCGTGAAGCAAAAGTCAG AGCTTTCAAATGTGACAACAATTCCAACAAATTTaacaacagaaacaaaaaaacaaacatcaacAAAAGCCGTCTCAACTACTGCAACAAGTCATGTTACCCTGGAAAATGAAATAGAAACAACGTCAAAAGCTACAACAGCAGTAGATTCCACAGTGACAAGAGAGACTATATTGTTGACTGAGGTGACAACtattacaacaacaacagcagacGCTGACCCAACAAcaactaaaattaaaacaataactGCAACCACTTCAACGCCAATTACAACTAATACCACAGAACCAGAAATTAATCTCTGTCAAAATTATGAAACTGTGATTGACAATACTAGATTCTTTGATAACTTCTCATCGCTTGTGAGATGTGATGTGAAGTATAAGAAAGCTATCCGTTTTGTGTCCCCAAATGGTGAAAATCTTAAACTGAATGAAAGGTGCATTAGAAATAGTTTCATTCCTGCATGTGAATCAGCTGGGTATAGTTGGCTTGAAACAGCACCACCTACCATAGAAATGGGAGTGTCTCTGGGAGTAATGTGCTTTGCAGGTTATCATGATGATAGCGTATTTGATATAACAGCAAGAAATGCATGTATGTGTAAAAAGAGACAGTTAATCCAGATTCAAAATTGTTCTTCATTTTATGTGTATGAGTTGAATCCTGTTGACTACAGCGTTAGACAATGCATGTATCCCTACTGTAGAGAACGACACTTTTATTGTGCTTCTAGATATTGCTTGAAAGGACAAG GCATTTTCATGAGCACTTCTACACAACCGACAACAACTGTTGTGACATCATCAAAGAAAGCAAGGGATAAAGTAGCAG GACGTTTTGCGATGCAAGGAAAATTGCAAATAACCAATCCGAAGCTAAATGGAGCATCACTTACACAAGGGAACATTGCAGATCGAACATCAACCACTTATAGATTATTGGAAAACATTGTAGTTGAACTC CTGAGAGAAGCACTGCACAATATGTCAGATATCGAAGTAAACGCCCTCAG AATtggtagtttaatcgccgattATACGTTAAGTTCTGATAACGCGTTAAACGTAACTGCTGTAAGGGAAAATCTTATGAAGAATGCTGCAAACAAGACGCTGGACATATCCAATGGTGGTCAACAATTTACTGGAGTTGTTAACAGTAGTTCTGTTGCAAGTTTTAGAA GCCTCGACTTCTGTGCACAGACACGTTGCGATAAGAATGCAGCTTGTTTCAACCAGCCATCCAGTTTCACATTCACTTGTCTCTGTTCTACTGGTTATCAGGGAGATGGCTTCCAGTGTGTTAAAACAATCAGAGAAGTTGAGCATAAAT ggtCAAATAACGCTATCATCATTGTGTCTGTTCTTTTTGCCATCGCTGTTGTTGTTATCGTCATTCTGGCAGGTTTTATATGTATACATCACCTGGGTACATCTAAAAG ctacAAAACTGGTCATCTGGATAAGCGAGGCTATGATGATTACATGACGTCAACAGCTATTGATAAATACTCAACAAATGAGATGCAGAACATCAGACTAAACATGTATGTAGCAGCTGAACAGAAGTACGAAGACGTGAAGTAA
- the LOC130625378 gene encoding uncharacterized protein LOC130625378 isoform X4, with product MLEISEVTKNVIRSRDWKPCGVQHLVSGIIITFPGLFALGSNHPLKQDGRVRSTVQLFDYHFFESNCNATGSGGFVVCNITRRILPHTYDIYVRNCGEFYVYFLSPIVILYPVGSISERIVGRYCAGYLKNTISTPVRQECHNYLNASDAPTRPLPHMPINNIDCADLKFMNYRWIRFDDMLQDTCSVNLSLVGTKPCGGYFRGWLKGDHPKEEQVIVQRELCFSTPTHCNCEASISIDIINCGGFYIYKRYQKYPLCAARACTVKQKSELSNVTTIPTNLTTETKKQTSTKAVSTTATSHVTLENEIETTSKATTAVDSTVTRETILLTEVTTITTTTADADPTTTKIKTITATTSTPITTNTTEPEINLCQNYETVIDNTRFFDNFSSLVRCDVKYKKAIRFVSPNGENLKLNERCIRNSFIPACESAGYSWLETAPPTIEMGVSLGVMCFAGYHDDSVFDITARNACMCKKRQLIQIQNCSSFYVYELNPVDYSVRQCMYPYCRERHFYCASRYCLKGQGIFMSTSTQPTTTVVTSSKKARDKVAGRFAMQGKLQITNPKLNGASLTQGNIADRTSTTYRLLENIVVELLREALHNMSDIEVNALRIGSLIADYTLSSDNALNVTAVRENLMKNAANKTLDISNGGQQFTGVVNSSSVASFRSLDFCAQTRCDKNAACFNQPSSFTFTCLCSTGYQGDGFQCVKTIREVEHKWSNNAIIIVSVLFAIAVVVIVILAGFICIHHLGTSKSYKTGHLDKRGYDDYMTSTAIDKYSTNEMQNIRLNMYVAAEQKYEDVK from the exons AGCCGAGACTGGAAGCCTTGTGGTGTACAACATTTGGTCTCAGGCATAATAATTACATTTCCAGGTTTATTTGCACTTGGATCAAATCATCCATTGAAACAAGATG GTCGAGTACGTAGCACTGTTCAGTTGTTTGACTATCATTTTTTTGAATCAAATTGTAATGCTACTGGTAGTGGTGGATTTGTGGTATGCAACATCACACGTCGTATATTACCACATACATATGATATTTATGTACGCAACTGTGGTGAATTTTACGTTTATTTTCTCTCCCCAATTGTGATATTATACCCAGTAGGAAGTATAAGCGAACGTATTGTGGGCAGATATTGTGCTGGCTATTTGAAAAACACTATAAGCA CTCCAGTTAGGCAAGAATGTCACAATTATTTAAATGCATCTGATGCACCAACACGTCCATTGCCACATAtgccaataaataacattgatTGTGCTGATTTGAAGTTCATGAATTACCGTTGGATAAGGTTTGATGATATGTTGCAGGACACATGCTCTGTAAATTTAAGTTTGGTTGGAACTAAACCATGTGGTGGTTATTTTCGTGGTTGGTTAAAAGGAGATCACCCGAAAGAAGAACAAG TGATTGTTCAAAGGGAGTTGTGTTTTTCTACACCCACTCACTGTAATTGTGAAGCATCTATCTCCATTGATATTATCAACTGTGGTggcttttatatttataaaagatATCAAAAATACCCTCTTTGTGCTGCAAGAGCATGTACCGTGAAGCAAAAGTCAG AGCTTTCAAATGTGACAACAATTCCAACAAATTTaacaacagaaacaaaaaaacaaacatcaacAAAAGCCGTCTCAACTACTGCAACAAGTCATGTTACCCTGGAAAATGAAATAGAAACAACGTCAAAAGCTACAACAGCAGTAGATTCCACAGTGACAAGAGAGACTATATTGTTGACTGAGGTGACAACtattacaacaacaacagcagacGCTGACCCAACAAcaactaaaattaaaacaataactGCAACCACTTCAACGCCAATTACAACTAATACCACAGAACCAGAAATTAATCTCTGTCAAAATTATGAAACTGTGATTGACAATACTAGATTCTTTGATAACTTCTCATCGCTTGTGAGATGTGATGTGAAGTATAAGAAAGCTATCCGTTTTGTGTCCCCAAATGGTGAAAATCTTAAACTGAATGAAAGGTGCATTAGAAATAGTTTCATTCCTGCATGTGAATCAGCTGGGTATAGTTGGCTTGAAACAGCACCACCTACCATAGAAATGGGAGTGTCTCTGGGAGTAATGTGCTTTGCAGGTTATCATGATGATAGCGTATTTGATATAACAGCAAGAAATGCATGTATGTGTAAAAAGAGACAGTTAATCCAGATTCAAAATTGTTCTTCATTTTATGTGTATGAGTTGAATCCTGTTGACTACAGCGTTAGACAATGCATGTATCCCTACTGTAGAGAACGACACTTTTATTGTGCTTCTAGATATTGCTTGAAAGGACAAG GCATTTTCATGAGCACTTCTACACAACCGACAACAACTGTTGTGACATCATCAAAGAAAGCAAGGGATAAAGTAGCAG GACGTTTTGCGATGCAAGGAAAATTGCAAATAACCAATCCGAAGCTAAATGGAGCATCACTTACACAAGGGAACATTGCAGATCGAACATCAACCACTTATAGATTATTGGAAAACATTGTAGTTGAACTC CTGAGAGAAGCACTGCACAATATGTCAGATATCGAAGTAAACGCCCTCAG AATtggtagtttaatcgccgattATACGTTAAGTTCTGATAACGCGTTAAACGTAACTGCTGTAAGGGAAAATCTTATGAAGAATGCTGCAAACAAGACGCTGGACATATCCAATGGTGGTCAACAATTTACTGGAGTTGTTAACAGTAGTTCTGTTGCAAGTTTTAGAA GCCTCGACTTCTGTGCACAGACACGTTGCGATAAGAATGCAGCTTGTTTCAACCAGCCATCCAGTTTCACATTCACTTGTCTCTGTTCTACTGGTTATCAGGGAGATGGCTTCCAGTGTGTTAAAACAATCAGAGAAGTTGAGCATAAAT ggtCAAATAACGCTATCATCATTGTGTCTGTTCTTTTTGCCATCGCTGTTGTTGTTATCGTCATTCTGGCAGGTTTTATATGTATACATCACCTGGGTACATCTAAAAG ctacAAAACTGGTCATCTGGATAAGCGAGGCTATGATGATTACATGACGTCAACAGCTATTGATAAATACTCAACAAATGAGATGCAGAACATCAGACTAAACATGTATGTAGCAGCTGAACAGAAGTACGAAGACGTGAAGTAA